One Cellulomonas sp. NS3 genomic region harbors:
- a CDS encoding SCO1664 family protein, which yields MTAPDVDLDGGALELVGRITAASNATFVGKVGDVAVVYKPVAGERPLWDFPDGTLANREVAAYLVSEATGWDVVPRTWLRDGPLGPGMVQLWQEPDAAQDPVDVVPVADVPAQGWRTVLEGRDEDGRTVAVIHEDTAALRRMAVFDVLVNNADRKGGHVLPTAGGHRYGVDHGVTFHEEHKLRTVLWGWVGEPLSAEELAGVERVRVGLGGELGAHLADLLSRPELRALAARCGALTAARTLPAPRGDMPAVPWPLF from the coding sequence GTGACGGCTCCGGACGTCGACCTCGACGGCGGCGCGCTCGAGCTCGTCGGTCGGATCACCGCCGCCTCGAACGCGACGTTCGTCGGCAAGGTCGGCGACGTCGCGGTGGTCTACAAGCCCGTGGCCGGCGAGCGGCCGCTGTGGGACTTCCCGGACGGGACCCTGGCGAACCGGGAGGTCGCGGCGTACCTGGTCTCCGAGGCGACCGGGTGGGACGTCGTCCCCCGGACCTGGCTGCGCGACGGACCGCTCGGGCCCGGGATGGTGCAGCTGTGGCAGGAGCCCGATGCCGCGCAGGACCCGGTGGACGTGGTCCCGGTCGCGGACGTGCCGGCGCAGGGGTGGCGCACCGTGCTCGAGGGGCGCGACGAGGACGGGAGGACCGTGGCGGTGATCCACGAGGACACCGCGGCGCTGCGGCGCATGGCGGTGTTCGACGTCCTCGTGAACAACGCGGACCGCAAGGGCGGGCACGTCCTGCCCACGGCCGGCGGTCACCGGTACGGGGTGGACCACGGGGTCACGTTCCACGAGGAGCACAAGCTGCGGACCGTGCTGTGGGGGTGGGTCGGCGAGCCGCTGTCGGCGGAGGAGCTGGCGGGGGTCGAGCGGGTGCGTGTGGGTCTCGGCGGTGAGCTGGGAGCGCACCTCGCGGACCTGCTCAGCCGGCCGGAGCTCCGGGCTCTGGCGGCCCGGTGCGGGGCGCTGACGGCCGCACGGACGCTTCCCGCGCCTCGCGGTGACATGCCCGCCGTGCCGTGGCCCTTGTTCTGA
- a CDS encoding DUF2252 domain-containing protein, with protein MTTSRGRHTVLATPESDAFTSLRRRPTSRQERFALGKSLRQGVPRRALANWSAPTDRPDTVELIRRSHEGRLEGLVPIRVARMVASPYGFLRGTAIVMAHDVAGLPATGITPVVCGDAHLGNFGFYASPEGELVIDLNDFDESHPGAWEWDLRRLVASIWVAGRENAASEEQCAGAVASCVAAYRSEVTFLAGQPLLLRSYNRLDVERMHETASDKTLRAEIIRAARRARSRTSDRALPRFTREHEGRRQIVDQPPLITRVPEPEAEHLAAALDDYLDTLAPHWRRVLGGYTLVDLAHKVVGVGSVGLRAYVALLEGSDPDDVLFLQLKQARRSVLAPFVHGDSAWHAHQGQRVVEYQQALQTVSDPLLGWTTVGERQYYVRQFRNMKGTVPLDAIDATALADYAGIVGHLLAKGHARTSGASMIAGYAGRSDRLDRAMVRFARAYADQTEADHAALVGAVRRGALPATEGAADQVGSAFRP; from the coding sequence GTGACGACGAGTCGCGGACGCCACACCGTGCTGGCCACGCCCGAGAGCGACGCCTTCACCTCGCTGCGCCGGAGGCCCACGTCACGCCAGGAGCGGTTCGCCCTCGGCAAGAGCCTCCGCCAGGGGGTCCCCCGGCGCGCGCTGGCGAACTGGAGCGCGCCCACCGACCGCCCGGACACGGTCGAGCTGATCCGTCGCTCGCACGAGGGCCGCCTCGAGGGGCTCGTGCCGATCCGCGTCGCGCGCATGGTCGCGTCGCCGTACGGGTTCCTGCGCGGCACGGCGATCGTGATGGCGCACGACGTGGCGGGCCTGCCGGCGACGGGGATCACGCCGGTGGTCTGCGGCGACGCGCACCTCGGCAACTTCGGGTTCTACGCCTCGCCCGAGGGCGAGCTCGTCATCGACCTCAACGACTTCGACGAGTCGCACCCCGGCGCCTGGGAGTGGGACCTGCGGCGGCTCGTCGCGAGCATCTGGGTCGCGGGCCGGGAGAACGCGGCGAGCGAGGAGCAGTGCGCCGGCGCCGTCGCGTCGTGCGTCGCCGCCTACCGCTCGGAGGTGACGTTCCTCGCCGGGCAGCCGCTGCTGCTGCGCTCCTACAACCGGCTCGACGTCGAGCGGATGCACGAGACGGCCAGCGACAAGACCCTGCGCGCCGAGATCATCCGGGCCGCACGGCGGGCTCGCAGCCGCACGAGCGACCGGGCCCTGCCCCGGTTCACGCGCGAGCACGAGGGCCGGCGCCAGATCGTGGACCAGCCGCCCCTGATCACCCGCGTGCCGGAGCCGGAGGCCGAGCACCTGGCGGCCGCGCTGGACGACTACCTCGACACCCTGGCCCCGCACTGGCGGCGCGTCCTCGGCGGCTACACGCTCGTCGACCTCGCCCACAAGGTCGTCGGCGTCGGGAGCGTCGGCCTGCGGGCGTACGTCGCGCTGCTCGAGGGCAGCGACCCCGACGACGTGCTGTTCCTCCAGCTCAAGCAGGCGCGCCGCTCGGTGCTGGCCCCGTTCGTGCACGGCGACTCCGCATGGCACGCGCACCAGGGTCAGCGCGTCGTGGAGTACCAGCAGGCGCTGCAGACCGTGAGCGACCCGCTGCTGGGGTGGACGACCGTCGGCGAGCGGCAGTACTACGTGCGGCAGTTCCGGAACATGAAGGGCACGGTCCCGCTCGACGCGATCGACGCGACGGCGCTGGCCGACTACGCGGGCATCGTCGGGCACCTGCTCGCGAAGGGGCACGCGCGCACGAGCGGGGCGTCGATGATCGCGGGGTACGCCGGGCGGTCGGACAGGCTGGACCGGGCGATGGTCCGCTTCGCGCGGGCGTACGCGGACCAGACGGAGGCCGACCACGCGGCGCTGGTCGGCGCCGTGCGGCGCGGCGCGCTCCCGGCCACCGAGGGCGCCGCCGACCAGGTGGGCAGCGCCTTCCGGCCGTGA
- a CDS encoding MSMEG_4193 family putative phosphomutase: protein MATVILVRHGRTTANVDGILAGRLPGVMLDDVGREQAARTGERLAVVPLVGLVSSPLERCQDTSRALLERQAGALEVRLDEALTECGYGEWQGRSLGELAKEPLWSVVQTQPSAAVFPGGESLAAMQARAVAAVRGHDAAFEAEHGPGAVWAAVSHGDVIKAVLADALGMHLDLFQRLNVGPASISIVRYGKARPDVVATNTDFGDLTWLRSSGPVADAAVGGGAGHDGVARRDPGAAS, encoded by the coding sequence ATGGCCACAGTCATCCTCGTCCGGCACGGGCGCACCACGGCGAACGTCGACGGCATCCTCGCGGGGCGTCTGCCCGGGGTGATGCTCGACGACGTCGGGCGCGAGCAGGCGGCGCGAACGGGGGAGCGGCTCGCGGTCGTCCCGCTCGTCGGGCTCGTGTCGAGCCCCCTCGAGCGCTGCCAGGACACGTCCCGCGCGCTGCTCGAGCGGCAGGCAGGCGCGCTCGAGGTGAGGCTCGACGAGGCGCTCACCGAGTGCGGGTACGGCGAGTGGCAGGGCCGGTCGCTCGGCGAGCTCGCGAAGGAGCCGCTGTGGTCGGTCGTGCAGACGCAACCGTCAGCGGCGGTCTTCCCGGGCGGCGAGTCCCTCGCGGCGATGCAGGCGCGGGCCGTCGCGGCGGTCCGCGGGCACGACGCCGCGTTCGAGGCCGAGCACGGACCCGGTGCGGTGTGGGCGGCCGTGAGCCACGGCGACGTCATCAAGGCGGTCCTCGCCGACGCCCTGGGCATGCACCTCGACCTGTTCCAGCGGCTCAACGTCGGCCCCGCGTCGATCTCGATCGTCCGGTACGGGAAGGCCCGGCCCGACGTGGTCGCGACCAACACCGACTTCGGGGACCTGACCTGGCTCCGGTCCAGCGGCCCGGTGGCGGACGCGGCGGTCGGGGGAGGGGCCGGGCACGACGGCGTCGCCCGGCGCGATCCCGGTGCTGCCTCGTAG
- a CDS encoding multicopper oxidase family protein has product MRRTIAAAVGAAVVVALVGGCGVPVSVSSVSAPEGFGTPLPVPPLAPSEVAADGTRTFHLTAQEGTTQLVDGVDTPTWGFDGDLLGPTLRASRGEQVAVEVRNELPEPTSVHWHGMHLPAAMDGGPHQPVDPGDVWRPTWRVDQPAATLWYHPHPHGRTEEHVYRGLAGFFLLDDPAAPDVGLPHEYGVDDVPVVVQDKNLDDDGTLDLDGGEVGVLGSLVTANGVHGGHLSVVTERVRLRLLNGSTGRTYSFGFADDRTFLQVATDGGLLPAPVEATRVRLSPGERAEVVVTMTPGETVRLRSFRPDLGRIAAGFAMGANDEFDVLELRAAAALAASPEVADVLTALEPLRTADADVTRTFSVSGREINGRRMDMSRIDETVEVGATEVWEVRNDDAVPHNFHVHDVQFRVLDVDGDAPPAALGGPKDTVYLEPRRTYRLIMRFEDYTDAAVPYMFHCHLLLHEDEGLMGQFVVVEPGTRASRPATTGHQH; this is encoded by the coding sequence GTGAGGCGGACGATCGCCGCGGCAGTCGGAGCGGCCGTGGTCGTCGCGCTCGTCGGCGGCTGCGGCGTGCCGGTCTCGGTCTCGTCGGTCTCCGCGCCCGAGGGCTTCGGCACGCCGCTGCCCGTCCCGCCGCTCGCGCCCTCGGAGGTGGCCGCCGACGGCACCCGCACGTTCCACCTCACCGCGCAGGAGGGCACGACGCAGCTCGTCGACGGCGTCGACACCCCGACGTGGGGCTTCGACGGCGACCTCCTGGGCCCGACGCTGCGGGCGTCGCGCGGCGAGCAGGTCGCGGTCGAGGTCCGCAACGAGCTCCCCGAGCCGACGAGCGTCCACTGGCACGGCATGCACCTGCCCGCGGCGATGGACGGTGGCCCGCACCAGCCCGTCGACCCCGGCGACGTCTGGCGCCCGACGTGGCGCGTCGACCAGCCGGCCGCGACCCTCTGGTACCACCCGCACCCGCACGGCCGGACCGAGGAGCACGTGTACCGCGGCCTCGCCGGTTTCTTCCTGCTCGACGACCCCGCGGCCCCCGACGTCGGCCTCCCGCACGAGTACGGGGTCGACGACGTGCCGGTCGTCGTCCAGGACAAGAACCTGGACGACGACGGCACGCTCGACCTCGACGGCGGCGAGGTCGGCGTGCTCGGCTCGCTCGTCACCGCGAACGGCGTGCACGGCGGCCACCTGTCCGTCGTGACCGAGCGGGTCCGCCTGCGCCTGCTCAACGGCTCGACCGGGCGGACCTACTCCTTCGGGTTCGCCGACGACCGGACGTTCCTCCAGGTCGCGACCGACGGCGGGCTGCTGCCTGCGCCGGTCGAGGCGACGCGTGTCCGGCTCTCCCCCGGCGAGCGCGCCGAGGTCGTGGTCACGATGACCCCGGGCGAGACGGTGCGGCTGCGGTCGTTCCGGCCTGACCTCGGACGGATCGCCGCCGGGTTCGCGATGGGCGCCAACGACGAGTTCGACGTGCTGGAGCTGCGCGCCGCTGCGGCGTTGGCGGCCTCACCCGAGGTCGCGGACGTGCTGACGGCGCTCGAGCCGCTGCGCACCGCCGACGCCGACGTGACCCGGACGTTCTCGGTCTCCGGGCGCGAGATCAACGGACGCCGCATGGACATGTCCCGCATCGACGAGACCGTCGAGGTCGGCGCGACCGAGGTCTGGGAGGTCCGCAACGACGACGCCGTCCCGCACAACTTCCACGTGCACGACGTGCAGTTCCGGGTGCTCGACGTCGACGGCGACGCACCGCCGGCCGCCCTCGGCGGTCCCAAGGACACGGTGTACCTCGAGCCGCGGCGCACGTACCGGCTGATCATGCGGTTCGAGGACTACACCGACGCCGCGGTGCCGTACATGTTCCACTGCCACCTGCTGCTGCACGAGGACGAGGGGCTCATGGGGCAGTTCGTGGTGGTGGAGCCGGGGACGAGAGCGTCGCGTCCCGCGACGACGGGGCATCAGCACTGA
- a CDS encoding DUF3090 domain-containing protein translates to MRTLVHEFDWPDRVVVGTVGRPGERTFYLQARAGARSTSVALEKEQSAVLADTIDELLDRLVAEAGSKVSVPAETPAELVDNDPLDQPVEEQFRVGALRLGWDPRTAQVVIEAYPVEAVGEDDDVLPEPDAAEPAEMLLVRIPVGTARAFAQRTRQVVRAGRPACPLCGGPVDPDGHVCPPADGE, encoded by the coding sequence ATGCGGACCCTCGTCCACGAGTTCGACTGGCCGGATCGCGTCGTCGTCGGGACGGTCGGTCGCCCCGGCGAACGGACCTTCTACCTGCAGGCCCGCGCGGGTGCGCGCTCGACGAGCGTCGCGCTCGAGAAGGAGCAGTCCGCGGTCCTCGCCGACACGATCGACGAGCTCCTCGACCGGCTCGTCGCCGAGGCGGGCAGCAAGGTGAGCGTCCCCGCGGAGACCCCGGCCGAGCTCGTCGACAACGACCCCCTGGACCAGCCCGTCGAGGAGCAGTTCCGCGTCGGTGCGCTGCGCCTCGGCTGGGACCCGCGGACCGCGCAGGTCGTCATCGAGGCCTACCCGGTCGAGGCGGTCGGGGAGGACGACGACGTGCTCCCCGAGCCCGACGCCGCCGAGCCCGCCGAGATGCTGCTCGTCCGGATCCCCGTCGGCACCGCCCGGGCGTTCGCCCAGCGCACGCGCCAGGTGGTCCGCGCCGGCCGGCCGGCGTGCCCGCTCTGCGGCGGACCGGTCGACCCCGACGGTCACGTCTGCCCTCCCGCCGACGGCGAGTGA
- the ggt gene encoding gamma-glutamyltransferase codes for MRPFRQIGSRVALVATVVLALGVGVAPATAYPPHPGHSDKVPVATGYGGAVTTVDADATRVGLDVLRRGGNAVDAAVAAAATLGVTEPFSAGIGGGGFFVYYDAATGQVHTIDGRETAPTEMQSDAFVEDGVPIPFADAVTSGLSVGVPGTPRTWATALDQWGSLDLRQALRGATEVARRGFVVDQTFVDQTTANAARFAAFRSSSDLFLRRGAPPAVGSVFRNRDLAHTYDVLAYRGVDAFYTGRLAREIVRTVQRPPVSRHSPLVVRPGLLELSDLASYEAPLRAPTLVSYRGLDVYGMAPPSSGGSTVGEALNILESRPGGPFDTTQTLHGYLEASALAFADRNRYVGDPAFVDVPLEQLLSDGFAAERACLIDPAAALVKPVAPGVPDDDYAACEPASVGTEVSDGESTTHLTTADRWGNVVAYTLTIESLGGNGIVVPGRGFLLNNELTDFNFTDTQGGDDPNLPGPGKRPRSSMAPTIILADGRPFLALGSPGGSTIITTVLQILVNRLELGMELPAAVAAPRATQRNTAAVQAEPGFDRTALQALGHVFTDNPEIGAATAIEFLPGGALLAVAEPARRGGGSAAVVHGG; via the coding sequence ATGCGACCGTTCCGGCAGATCGGCTCGCGGGTGGCGCTCGTCGCCACCGTCGTCCTCGCACTGGGGGTCGGGGTCGCGCCCGCCACGGCGTACCCGCCGCACCCAGGTCACAGCGACAAGGTTCCGGTCGCCACCGGGTACGGCGGGGCGGTCACCACGGTCGACGCGGACGCGACCCGGGTGGGCCTCGACGTGCTGCGCCGGGGCGGGAACGCGGTGGACGCCGCTGTCGCGGCCGCGGCGACGCTCGGCGTGACCGAGCCGTTCTCCGCGGGCATCGGGGGCGGTGGCTTCTTCGTGTACTACGACGCGGCGACCGGTCAGGTCCACACCATCGACGGGCGTGAGACCGCGCCGACGGAGATGCAGAGCGACGCGTTCGTGGAGGACGGCGTGCCGATCCCGTTCGCCGACGCGGTGACGTCGGGCCTGTCCGTGGGAGTGCCCGGCACGCCGCGGACCTGGGCGACGGCTCTCGACCAGTGGGGTTCCCTGGACCTGCGGCAGGCCCTGAGGGGAGCCACCGAGGTGGCGCGCCGGGGATTCGTGGTGGACCAGACGTTCGTGGACCAGACCACCGCGAACGCCGCGCGGTTCGCCGCCTTCCGGTCGTCGTCGGACCTCTTCCTGCGGCGCGGTGCACCCCCCGCGGTCGGCTCGGTCTTCCGCAACCGCGACCTCGCCCACACCTACGACGTGCTCGCCTATCGCGGGGTCGACGCGTTCTACACCGGCAGGCTCGCCCGGGAGATCGTCCGCACGGTCCAGCGACCGCCGGTCAGCCGGCACAGCCCGCTCGTGGTCCGCCCGGGACTTCTCGAGCTGAGCGACCTCGCGTCCTACGAGGCACCCCTGCGCGCACCCACGCTCGTGTCGTACCGCGGGCTCGACGTCTACGGCATGGCGCCACCCTCGTCCGGCGGCTCGACCGTCGGCGAGGCCCTGAACATCCTCGAGTCGCGTCCCGGCGGACCGTTCGACACGACCCAGACCCTGCACGGCTACCTCGAGGCGAGCGCGCTGGCGTTCGCCGACCGCAACCGGTACGTCGGCGACCCGGCGTTCGTCGACGTGCCCCTGGAGCAGCTGCTCTCGGACGGGTTCGCGGCGGAGCGCGCGTGCCTCATCGATCCAGCCGCCGCTCTGGTCAAGCCGGTGGCCCCCGGCGTGCCGGACGACGACTACGCCGCCTGCGAGCCTGCGTCGGTCGGTACGGAGGTGTCGGACGGCGAGTCCACGACGCACCTGACCACGGCGGACCGCTGGGGCAACGTGGTGGCGTACACCCTGACCATCGAGTCGCTCGGCGGCAACGGGATCGTGGTGCCGGGCCGCGGCTTCCTGCTCAACAACGAGCTGACCGATTTCAACTTCACCGACACCCAGGGCGGCGACGACCCGAACCTGCCCGGCCCCGGCAAGCGGCCGCGCAGCTCGATGGCGCCGACCATCATCCTGGCTGACGGCAGGCCGTTCCTGGCGCTCGGCTCCCCCGGCGGGTCGACGATCATCACGACGGTGCTGCAGATCCTCGTGAACCGCCTGGAGCTCGGGATGGAGCTGCCGGCCGCCGTCGCCGCGCCGCGCGCCACCCAGCGCAACACCGCTGCCGTCCAGGCCGAGCCCGGCTTCGACCGGACGGCGTTGCAGGCCCTCGGCCACGTGTTCACCGACAACCCGGAGATCGGCGCGGCCACCGCCATCGAGTTCCTCCCCGGCGGTGCACTGCTCGCGGTGGCCGAACCTGCCCGTCGCGGTGGGGGCAGCGCGGCGGTCGTGCACGGAGGCTGA